Genomic DNA from Geovibrio ferrireducens:
ATCATGATATGTTATGGTACATTATGAAAAATACTGTGGAGAATCTTAATGACTATTGACATTCGGTGGCAGCAGCGTTTCTCAAATTATACCAAGGCACTGGAACAGCTTACAGATGCTGTGAACCTGAGCAGAACGAGGGAGCTTTCCAAGCTTGAAAAACAGGGTCTGATACAGGCTTTTGAATATACACACGAACTTGCGTGGAAGGTTTTAAAAGATTTTTTAGAGAACAGAGGCAAAAGCGACTTATATGGCTCTAAAGATGTAACAAGAGAAGCGTTCAGGCTTGGCATAATTGATAACGGCGAAGCATGGATGAGCATGATTTCAAGCCGGAATCTGACCTCACACACATACAACGAGAAAACAACAGAAGAGATAGTGACCTTTGTTCTGAACAGCTATTTTGATCAATTCCTCAAGCTGATGGATAAGCTGAACTCAATAAAAGAGAGCGAAAATAAATGAAATACGGACTGAGCGAGGAAGCTATTCAGGAAATCCGGGATGTTTTCGCCGGGTTTCCCCAGATATTAAAAGCTGTGCTGTATGGTTCACGGGCAAAAGGGAACTACAAAACAGGCTCAGATATTGATCTCGCTCTCTTCGGCACAGAGCTGAATCTGGAGATCCTGCAAAAAATCGAACACAAAATCGACGATCTGCTCCTTCCTTATTCGGTTGATCTGTCGATATACAAGGATATTTCAAGCGAAGAGCTCAAAGAACATATAAACAGGGTCGGGATAATTTTTTACCAAGCCTGAATCAGGAACCCGTAAAAAAGTATCCGCGGGTCTCAGCTTCACTTTCATTAACGTGAGCGATGTGCAGCTGTATTATAGATAACGCATAGAGTTCCATGGATGGAACTGCGCCGTGCGAAGCGAAGGTTTGCTTTGCAAACCGCGAGCGTGTACACCAAACTGACAGGATGTGCAGTTTGGTGTTATAAAATAAGAAGACCTGTAAGCCGGATTCTGTCTGAGCCGGAAGGCTGAGGCAGTCATTAATCTAGGCCTGAGATTGCTCTCAGGCTCAAGCGGTTCACCCGTGAGCGCGGGCGGGCAGCCCTTAGATGCTCACCTATTTAACCTTGCACCGGACGGGGTTTACCGTGCCTCCGCCGGTCACCCGGCAGAGCGGTGGTCTCTTACACCGCCGTTTCACCCTTACCCGTCTTTTCAGCCGGGCGGTCTGTTTTCTGCGGCACTTTCCCTGCATCACTGCACGTCGGCGTTACCGACCGTCCTGCCCTGCGGTGTCCGGACTTTCCTCCCGCGCGCATATGCGCACCGGCGACTGCCCGGTCTTCTTACCGAGTTGGAAAATTAATACCATAAACACGAAAACGCAACATATTTCGCTTCTAATTAAGATATGGACATTGTATATTTCCGCCATGGGCGGAATGGATTGTTTTGAACACGATATTGCCGAAATGAAGTCAGACACCCTTTGCAGACTGGGCAGAAAGGTTGAAATTGCCTGTGAGATGCTGGGCAGCGAGGAG
This window encodes:
- a CDS encoding nucleotidyltransferase domain-containing protein, translated to MKYGLSEEAIQEIRDVFAGFPQILKAVLYGSRAKGNYKTGSDIDLALFGTELNLEILQKIEHKIDDLLLPYSVDLSIYKDISSEELKEHINRVGIIFYQA
- a CDS encoding nucleotidyltransferase substrate binding protein — encoded protein: MTIDIRWQQRFSNYTKALEQLTDAVNLSRTRELSKLEKQGLIQAFEYTHELAWKVLKDFLENRGKSDLYGSKDVTREAFRLGIIDNGEAWMSMISSRNLTSHTYNEKTTEEIVTFVLNSYFDQFLKLMDKLNSIKESENK